The Tenrec ecaudatus isolate mTenEca1 chromosome 13, mTenEca1.hap1, whole genome shotgun sequence genome segment tgctgttctgttgcatgcccttagtgtttcacctctgtgtgttggggtcagattgggcacaattcctgtgctttgtctccagtgttgtgccccgtagtgctatgggtcagtgagagatgtcctgCCTCgtaatggggccagccatatggtcctcttagCATTGAGTACTCTTAGCATTGGCTACTcttagcaggaatatcgtcctcaggcctTGGTAGGAcaggatgtgccccactctcttcctccaccttgatttgctcctgtgtgctttgatcagacatgtccctctctctgagctgcagcttcagtgctgccctctgaagtgaattcttaggGGAGAGGGGATGTCCATGTAGTTGAGATtgaggccggcccctcagacttctctattGCTTTCTCTTTTACATCTTTTAAATGATCCTTTTGTCCTTCacgtatgatgtccttgatgttatCACACCACCTGCTTGATTTCTGGTATTTGCTTGatatttggtcattagtgttcaatgagcttaatctgttcttgagatggtctctcaaTCCAGGTGATGTTACACAATCTGTTCCAATTATATTtctctcaaactcattgccatagaatCTATTCCACTCATGTagatcctagaggacagagtagaattgcctctctgggtttctgagattataactcgtttttggaatagaaagcctcatctttctcctgtgggctggctgggggttttgaactgttgaccttacgtgTCACAGCCTAACTCGTAACCAGTATGTCATCTAGCAGACCTTGTGTTATCACCCTTTCTCATTTGCTGCATTTATATTACAGTCTTTTGGGTCgtatatttaaaaaggaattCACATTTCCCTTTTTACTATTTAATTTTTTCAAAGGCCAATTCCTGGTTAAAATCCTGTTCAAGCTTCTAAGGTTGATATATCCACAGTATGAACACATGAAGTACATAGTTCATTATACGAATGTTAAAAGAACCCCTATCATATGCACGTCAGTGTATCAATcatggcaggtgggggagggtggaggtggggaatcCAAAGGTGCATCAGGTGTGGACCCCTCATGAGCAGATCTTGAAATTCCATATTATTGCTTAGCTAATATATTGATTGGTTCTTCAACAGACATTTTATCAGAGTAACAGTTGCCAAAATGGGGTGCCCTCTAGAACTTTCAGTGTTGGTGTGGAAACACTCTGCGTTCTGGATGACAGcccaccacccctaccccccaccccggtGAATGAGTCGCCTTGGTTGAGAAAACAAGGGCTGAGGTATCAGCCCAGGGAGATAGGGAAATGAAACACTGTTAGGAGAGCCCTTTAATCGCAAGCTAATGAAGCCCCCTAGTGGTGTGCTGCATAATATAAGGTTGTTTGAGCATCGGCAGCCACGGGGTCCATTGTGTGGGACTAggaccccttccctctcccccccccccccaagcagggCCGGTTCCACTGGGGGTGCGCACAGGGCCGTGCCAGTGTTTGGTTCATAAGCTGCTGTGTACCAGGAGGATTTTTAAAGCAACTTACAGTGAGcccagagggggaggggggggggagagagagagagagagagagagagagagaggaacaatACAAATAATGACATAACAATAGATTAAAATGAAGACTCATTTAAAAAATGCCTACTAATTAAGCCTCTTCTATCTTCCCTAAAGGGTTCAAATTTTTCAGGAAAGGGAGGCAACTGGTACATGTTGAAATTCAGTGCCCAGAAAGATAACTTTCAGGAAACTGAAAACTGTACTCAATCGTAAAAGCATAGAAAACTGTGTTCTCTGGGCCCTTACAGGTAGGGTGCTGAATAACGTGCGGTATGATGCGTTCAGTCCGTCTGGTAGAACATTCAATGTGGCAGTGTGAGTCCTGGCGAATTGTTCAATGTGGTCACCTCTGAAATGGGGGGGATGGGTACTGAGGGCTTGTCTTCATTCATGTAATCCTCTCCCTAAGCCCCTGAAATGGTTGTGGTGAGCTGGTGAGCCCGTcagactcctggcgaccctgtgGGAGAGAACTGAGCTGCCCCGTGCTGTCCTCCACTGTAGTCTTGATGAAAACAGACTGCCCCGTCGTCCTCCCAAGGAGTTGCTGatgggttagaaccactgacctttggattTGCCGTGCCTGGAAGTAGATGAAACAACCGAGACACAATGTAGTTAAGAACGTGTGCCAAGTCACATTGCTAATAACTGAAGTTATTGGGATTCAAACCTCAGTAGGCTAACTCGAGCTCCTGTCAGTCCTTTCCAAGAGGCTCTGAGTGGCCAGTTCAGTAACAGATAAAGCCTGTTCACTGAAAACAGTTCTTGAAGTCCCCATCCCATCCCGTGAGTGATCTCTAGGGGAATCGAGAGCTGCGTCAGAACATGACAGTAAAGAACAAGTCAGAGTTGCCTATTTCGAGACGTTTAGCTCTGTGTTCTAGTCTTACCAATTTTATCCCTCGCTTCGATCATTATGCACTCACGGGAATGcagatgtgtgtgtacacacacacacacacacacgcgcgcgcgcacgtcATGAAAAAGAGACCAGGAGAGTTTTCAAATTCATTGCTTCCTGATTGCTAGAAAATAGTTGAACCCCTGTACCCTTTTTTATGACGTACCTCTAGATGTAAGACCTAAAATGTAGTCATCCCAAAACAGACCTTTCTTTGTAAGAAAAACCAGCGTGTGAATGGCAGCTCAACAGATTCCTTTGAAGTGGTCATGAAGTTGATTAGTAAGGAGGGAGGCATGCCTTGAAAGCTGTGTACAGGAAATGAGGCTTTACTGAGACATCTTCATTGAGGAGAGTCAAATATCATCTGACTTGGGTCATAAGCTGAGCACTTAAAATGCTGTTGTAAACTGCGCAGTAGCATAGTTGCAGGCTTAATATCTTggggaagaatgaagaaaatatatagTTTATAAAATGTTCTGTATTTCCAGGTCTCCTTGAAAACAAATTTCCACGGCATTTTAAAGTCATGCTTAGCTCCAACAAGATTCTAATGCTCCTGAAAGTTTCAGGTGCCTGTGTGGGACCAACTTGATGGTTGGCTACCCTTATGACTGATAAAGGAAGTTTCCAGATTGATAACTCTTTAAGAACTCTCCTCCTGAATGCTAGAGAGACCCGTCCTAGAAAAAGCAGAGATGCTGAGACACGCTGATGGAACGATTGCCTGGGAATTAAGAAACTTGAGGATTCCCAGTTCTCTTTTATTCTGATAACAAAAGGCATCTTCAATTCTTTGTGTTAGTTTTCTTATGTGTTAGCCCCTCGTGAACTGTGGAGCCAGACCTGGGTTATCATGCTACTCCTGATACAGAATAGAGTGCTAGTCAGTGAACTTCTGTGGAGCTCAGTTTCTTTGTCTGCACAGTGGCCTTCTCACGGCGTTTCTCAGGCCCTCGCGGGGTGCAGGTAGCTGCTTTTACATGCCTTTAATCTCCGTAACACTCGGCTGAGAAATGTTTACTGTTCTCAGTCCAACTTCACAGCTGAAAACACTAACAGAGAACGTAGTTCATGTAAAAAGTCTAAATAAGGTCATTTGATGTCAAGGGACCTGTCACCTGGCACGCAGCGGTTTCCCCATAAACCTGGCATCCCCATCGACGACCCCATCCCAACCCtctcctttttttcctctctctctccattcaGGCAGACTTTGAAGTGACCTGCATCTTCGGACAGCTTGAAGTTCGGGATTGAGGCAGCGGCTTAGAACAAAGAGTATAAAATAAAACCCGATTTTCACTTTTCTTACAGGAATGGCAGAAACTCAACTACGATATCTATGCCTTGAGGCAGATTCGAAGGGAAGTGAGAAACAGATGGAAATGCATTTTGGAAGAGTTAGGTGAGTCGGAACGGGGCGGTGACATGGGGAACATAGTTGTCATCCCCACGTTGCACTTTCTCCATCGTGATTTCTATAAAAGGAACGTCAATAATAGACTAATTTAAGCATACAGCTCACTAATGGTTTTCCAGATCTTTCCATCTCAATACAATCATCTGCTTTTTCTGTTGCCACCAGACCTTGTCTGGAGGACACACTCTGTCCCTCAGGTAGGGTAGCCCTGGGCAGTGGAGTCCTGGGATTGGCCAATAAGCAATCACTTTATAAGGCAAGGCAACTGCGAACCTcagactcactaccatggagttgatcCCACTCGGAGTGCCATGGGAGGAAGAGCAGAatgggttttctgaggctgtaatgtaaatctgtatgggagcggaTAGTCTCACCTTTCTCATTCAGAGCAGTTGTGTATTTGAACCCCCGGCCTTGTCGCTAGTATCCCAACATATAACTCACTCCGCCACCAGAAATTCTAACAAAGCAGGTTGGGGAAAATATTGTCTATAAGAGAGGTCGTAACTCAGAATAGTATTTCAGAAGGACTGGGAGGGAAGGAAAGCTTTAAAATTGGGCACCTTCTGGTGGTGTTACGTAGAAATTGGGTATTGGCTTTTCTTAATTCTATTAATTTCCCATGGTAACATAAGCTCGTTTTGATGCGTGAAAGATGAATTTATAACCCTTGcagtgcttcatcctcctgctttATAGGAGAACATGCTCCTTTGGTGTTAGAACTCTCCACGAGTGAGTGCCCAGTTGCTGGCCTCTGTGCTTGAGTTGGTGTGGAGGGGCATGGGACCAGGCTTTTACCCATTTTACTCATCCAATAGTCATAtgagctgtgttagtccaggttgactagagaaacaaattcatagatattcatgtgtggataagaaagagctttatagaaaagagcagttgtatattcaGAACACATCcagccagatcaagtctgtagtcTGGTatgagcccatatatctgatactagtccataaatttctctttggaCTCACCCAGCCATGCAATAACACTAAATGCagaaacatcacaggccagtgggtggaaggtcttgtggatccagtggtggcggacGCATCCGGGCACTGGtatgtgtctccacgtggctcctccagctccagggcgggCTCTgattccatcagtgtagctccatgtggcttgtcaacaggtatgtcttgcagagagagtgtgtgtcctgcctccagggaggaagacaggagttcccagaatcctcaggagaaggccatgcccacacagaggcttcattggttatgacctgattgatgggctagactccaccccttcctcaagttgacagtagattatgtaactgccaaatgAGTTAAGAGTCTCTTATTTACAGTGCATGTTCCCATAGAGAGCTTTCAGCCTATGTGTCTTTTATACCATTGGGTGACTTATTTTAACCAGCCAACCATCCAGAGGAATCTGAGTCTGGCGTCATAGGGTAGGGGCATGGAGGTGGGCTGCTCTGGATAGTAAGGGTGAGGTGGGGACTCTGAGGTTGGGAAAGGAGGtcaagatgggagtagaaagaggatgTCAGATCAACAGACAGACAGATTAACCAACCAAATAGGGAGTAAGCAGTTAGTGGGTAAGTATCTGAGGCTTAATCTTTGTTGAAACACAACATTTCTTAAGAAGAAAGACTAAGAATTTTGACGCAagaccctgctggtcacagtgggcTAGAAACTGCTCAAGGAGGGATGCTCTGGGATCCAGATGGCCTTGGTTAGGCAGCCTGCTGGTGCTGTCGGGTAAACTCTAGGCTGTTAACCCCAAGATGCCACTGCCACTCTTCCACctaccattctgtgggagaaagagaaggctgtctgGTCCCATGAAGACTTACAAAACTGTAGAGACCctgtgtagggtcgctgtgaggtggGACCTCTGGTATATGCTTCAGGACATCCTTTTCTTTGCCTGCCTTCTTTTACACGAGGGCTGTTCTTTTCACCATAGGTTTCCAAAGGGAAGTCGATTCCTTGCTGTCGGTAACGAAACTCAGCACCATCAGTGATTCTAAGAATACCAGGAAAGCTCGGGAAATGTTGTTGAAACTGGCCGAAGAGACCAACATTTTCCCGGCAAGCTGGGAGCTCTCAGAGAGATACCTCATCGTGGTGGTAAGTGGGAGGCTTTTCCCATCTCCCTCATTCTGCTTGACATGTGTGCCTTCCTTTCTCAACACGTGGAATGGCACTGCAGTTTTTCTTAAATACACACCACTTCCTCCAGCTTGGGGTGCCAGAAAGATAGTGCTGGCAGCGCCCCCTGGTGGTCACTTGCATCAGGATCACCTGGAGGATTTTTAAAAACGCAGGTTTCGGGATCACCTTTAGACCTATTGAGGCCCGGGCTATGACTCCAGAACCTGTATTTTTGGCTGCTTTTGCTCTGCAAGCAGCTCTGAACCACTAGTCAGAGAGAGGGGAAACACTGTTGGTGTAGCCTAGATTGGAAACAGATTTAAAAGTAACTCTGAAAGTGAGGTGCCCCTCGGATGACAGAGGATTAATGCCTGTGTCTTAACTTGACTGAGAAAAAGTTACCACATTATATTGTTTAGCTTATTACTTCTAAGGGTGGATTTTGTTGTTAGACTGGTTTTCCCCCCTACATGGTAAATCTTAGCCTGGCTCCTGTCTCGGAGATAGATACATGTAATTTCTCTTTCTCGCGGGGCAGGATCGTCTCATCGCTCTGGATGCTGCAGAGGAGTTCTTTAAAATGGCCAGTCGAACTTATCCCAAGAAatacggagtcccaggcctggcagATGGCCAGAAAGAACTGCACTACCTTCCAGTCCCCAGTCCCTAAAGGCAAGGTCTGGAGGCAGAATTGGAATTCTTCCACCGGGACTCAACCACCAACCCCAGCTGGACGATTACATGTAGAAGACAGCGAGCAAGTAGAAGATGCGCTGAGTGAGAGAAGAAGGATTCTGCCTCCTGTAGAAATCTAAGGGTCTGGCTACCTGGTCTTCATAAGAATCGTATTCTAGGAACTGTTCAGATTGTGTTGAAATCCCCCGGTGATCTTGTACCTTGAAAGAGTGTTAAAGGCAGTGGTCAATGGGATATTTTGTCGTGTGTGCTTAAATTCCAAGAAGCACCATGACACCCGTTTTGGTTTGGGTTGCCCAAaagcctcctcccatgaatcatATTTGGACAATGGCATGCTCTAGTTGAATGCAATGGTATGGCTTAATAGAGCCCAGTTGTGGATCACCTACTTCTAAAGAGTTAGTTACACAACATCAGTTACCACCCACACCGTCCGGGGCATACTGTGCCCTTTTCCGATTGGGAAGGACCGGCAGAATTCTGGAGGGTGTTGGTGGGTGCACTGGACCATAGAGATGTCTGGGAGCGCTGCTCAGAAGTGGGTCCCAAATAGAATGACTCCCAAAGGACTTCCTGTAGCCACGTGAAACCTCTCTCTGCTCAGTTGTGGGGCAGCTTCTTAAATTCTCACCTGTTGGATAGCAGTGACCTCATTTTACACAGAGTCCGTTTCTAGTGTGCAACCCTTCCTGTTTTATCTGGGGTAGGATTTGGTACTTGAAACGCCACCGCAGCCCTTTCTTCCATTAATCTGCTTATTGACCAAGAGACGAACCAGGCCTGGATCCTTCTTGCAAGCTGTGTCCACGGGGAGTGCTGCCCTGACATCACTGCAGGACCTCCCAGTGGAGCAGCGTGGCAGATGCACTTGGTTTCTTTACACGGCCTGAGGAATCCACTTCAAAAGTTACTCGCCTCTCAGGAAGATTGTCCGGTTCTTTCATTGAAAAGACACCAAGAATTTGGGGGATTCACCAATAGATTACTGTGAACAATGGCTATTTTGCATAACTGACTTCAGGTCTTAAAAAAATGACATGGTCTGTTCAGGGATGGTGACTTGAAAgtctctgacttctggctagccctTTAGGCATAGTGAAAAACTTTCCAATAGAAGAAGTCCACTTATTTTAGGTATTACTGACCAATTGAGCTGATGCGTTTCAGGAAAATATTTCCTAGCTTAATAAGTAGAAATTTTATATTTAGTGCTTAATCCCTTTTTCATGTTGTTTAAAATCAGCCTGCGGGTATTTCCTCCTCACTTCTGAAAATTCTTGTAAGATAAACACACAGTGAAACAAGCAAATGAATCCATACAAGGATAATAAAAAAAGCCCTTGAAATTTGTATTGCTTTAATTTTTGTACTAAGGATCCGTCTTTTCCGTGTCTACCTTTTTATATGCCAAAGTAGATGAGCTTGTTTACATCTGTGGAGAATAAAGTATTACCAGAGTCTTTATTTTTGGTAATGAATAAAAGATAAGATTGtctttgtgattttaaaaaagaagaaattacccAGGAAATTTACCTCCAAGAAAGTAAAAGGTTTCTCTATTTACTTTCCTGTTGGCTGTGTATGCGTTATGTTTCTGagaaatgagaaggaacagctaTTCTCTCCATAATCCCTTCAAATTAAAGGGCAGGGAAGCAGATGGGTTGAAGGACCTTGCTTCGTTCTGAAACCAGGTAAGGGTAGAGCAGTAAAGTCCAGTCCTCCACGCGGAGGCATCAGTGTCTGAGAGAGAACTAAATGTGCGGGAGCCTGGAGAGTTTTCCCACTTGGTAACTGTCTCCCCATTGATCCCTGTTGTTGGCTAATCCCAGGTCCTTCTGTGACTGCAGGAGCTCCGCTGGTCTGTGGATGGACAGTGTAGTGCTGCCAATCAGTGTTGACCCGAGTGATGCTGAGTGTGACAGTTGTTttcatagaagaacacaccagggaAACACACCTCTAATGTGCGCCCAAACATCCCACATCATAGCACACGGATGTTGCTGCAAGAACAGGAAAGCTTGTCTTCTCTTGAATGGGGCTCCCAGGAGGGCACAGTGGACACGTTTACTGAAGCGATACGGGGTGGGCCAGCGTTGGGGGGGGGGTAGCACTACTGAGAAGCTCAGCAGCAGCTCTGTACGTCCAATGCTGGTAATGAGCTCATGGGGAGCGGGatgctgcacacacacacacacacacacacacacacacacacacacacacacacacacacagtcattgtATCTTGctcctcccatctccaaggaggtcaCGGAATGTCCTGTTGgcttgttcatgttctggagatgGAGACAGCTTGTGCCTCATTTGGAGTTACTTTTCCATCCCGTATAAGTAGGGGACAGGGGTACTACCAGCTCTGAGCGAGGCCCCAGTAGAAAAGGGTTTCAAAGCTGGTCCAGGTGATGGCCAGGTGCTCTCCCATTTGGGCCATCCTGTAGCTCCGATGGTACTAAAATTCTTGGTGGTGAAAAGATGCCCAGTGGAATTCATGGCTAGCCCAGTAGGAAAAGGGTAACATAAACATTTAGGGTTCTGTCTCAAAGCCGTGCCATTTGTTGGGGTGTACGTGGGGTTACAGGTCATGTGTGGCTTGCAGCTGGAGTCTAGAAGAGAGGGGTGGTCAATACTGACCAGAACGGTCAAGAGGAGCTGAGTGCTCTCAAACCCACCAAGTCAGAAGATTGGAGCCTTCTCATATCAattatttttggaaatattttgatACAATTAAAGTTGCAGTGTCGTTTTTAGTTAACTGTTAAAAATGGCAGACAGTAGAGTTCCCATAAACTCTACACCCAGTTTCCCCTACCCCCCCCTTCTGAACAGATTCGTAAAATCATTTGTCACATCGGATGAGTCACTGGAGTCCCCGGATTGTTGAAGTAGTTTTCTGCTGAGAGATTGGAGGTTCCAGTTCGCAAAGACAAAAGCCTGGTGCCCTTCCAAAAACCAGCCAGTGGAAGCCC includes the following:
- the MREG gene encoding melanoregulin, producing MGLRDWLRVACCCCRCRCLEEPALPEKEPLVSGTNPYSSFGATLARDDEQNLWSMPHDVSHTEADDDRVLYSLIVVRNQQAKDSEEWQKLNYDIYALRQIRREVRNRWKCILEELGFQREVDSLLSVTKLSTISDSKNTRKAREMLLKLAEETNIFPASWELSERYLIVVDRLIALDAAEEFFKMASRTYPKKYGVPGLADGQKELHYLPVPSP